The Xanthomonas indica genome has a segment encoding these proteins:
- the epmA gene encoding EF-P lysine aminoacylase EpmA — protein sequence MDLLSTLQLRARLNAAIRAFFAARGVLEVETPMLSAAGNTEPNIDSFQTRFSGHVDAGPALRWLRTSPEYPLKRLLAAGIGDCYELGRVFRNGEAGGRHNPEFTMLEWYRVGWDHRQLIEETVELVRTALALVGRSATLQVLSYRALFLQGLELDPFAAPLEALQQPLRDIRIDAEGLGRDDWLDLLMTHRLQPAFPADRLTVVHDWPASQCALARVRAGDPPVAERFELYLGGYELANGYHELNDAAEQRRRFLRDHALRQARGAVLPPLDERLLQALPSLPDCAGVAVGVDRLLMAMRGTAQIGDVLAYDFAHA from the coding sequence ATGGACCTGCTGTCCACCCTGCAGTTGCGCGCCCGGCTCAATGCCGCCATCCGCGCCTTCTTCGCTGCGCGCGGCGTGCTGGAAGTGGAGACGCCGATGCTGTCGGCGGCCGGCAACACCGAGCCGAACATCGACAGCTTCCAGACCCGCTTCAGCGGCCACGTCGATGCCGGCCCGGCATTGCGCTGGCTGCGCACCTCGCCCGAGTACCCGCTGAAGCGGCTGCTCGCTGCCGGCATCGGCGACTGCTACGAACTCGGACGGGTGTTCCGCAACGGCGAGGCCGGCGGCCGCCACAATCCCGAGTTCACCATGCTCGAGTGGTACCGGGTCGGCTGGGATCACCGGCAGTTGATCGAGGAGACCGTGGAGCTGGTGCGCACGGCGCTGGCCCTGGTCGGGCGCAGCGCGACGTTGCAGGTGCTCAGTTACCGCGCGCTGTTCCTGCAGGGGCTGGAGCTGGATCCGTTCGCCGCGCCGCTGGAGGCGCTGCAGCAGCCGTTGCGCGATATCCGCATCGACGCCGAGGGCCTGGGCCGCGACGACTGGCTGGACCTGCTGATGACCCATCGCCTGCAGCCCGCGTTCCCCGCCGACCGCCTTACCGTGGTCCATGACTGGCCGGCCAGCCAGTGCGCGCTGGCGCGGGTCCGCGCTGGCGATCCGCCGGTGGCCGAGCGCTTCGAGCTGTACCTGGGCGGTTACGAACTGGCCAATGGCTATCACGAGCTCAACGATGCCGCCGAGCAGCGCCGGCGTTTCCTGCGCGACCATGCGCTGCGCCAGGCGCGCGGCGCGGTGCTGCCGCCGCTGGACGAACGCCTGCTACAGGCGCTGCCCTCGCTGCCCGATTGCGCCGGTGTGGCGGTGGGCGTGGACCGGCTGCTGATGGCGATGCGCGGCACCGCGCAGATCGGCGATGTGCTCGCCTACGATTTCGCGCATGCCTGA